A region of Streptobacillus canis DNA encodes the following proteins:
- a CDS encoding OmpA family protein, protein MKNTTSGVASAIAHANIPTNNVNKTHTIGASMGYYEKDWAFSIGYSGMEKNIGFKVTGALNSSLKPSVGAGISYTFGDMNVKENGLDKVTEKISENNNLDIIYNSLKQKDADIKRILFEISNMKLDINGLKKDFNNLKDSIKVYDDTELRNQLLKLKEKVSNLSNQNIETKKSLENVKYIEEKSTVQKLVLTDFDFNKYNLSKMNIEKLKKFFLEIEGYNEIVIVGNTDKVGTYKYNLGLSEKRAKAVYDFIINNFSVDRNKIYYFGQATRNLVSKNDSTNRRVEIIIK, encoded by the coding sequence GTGAAAAATACAACCTCTGGAGTTGCTTCAGCTATAGCACATGCCAATATACCGACTAATAATGTTAATAAAACACATACAATTGGTGCTTCTATGGGATATTATGAAAAAGATTGGGCTTTTTCTATAGGCTACTCTGGTATGGAAAAAAATATAGGATTTAAAGTAACTGGAGCTTTGAATTCAAGTTTAAAACCTTCAGTTGGGGCAGGGATTTCATATACATTTGGTGATATGAATGTTAAAGAAAATGGATTAGATAAAGTTACAGAAAAAATTTCTGAAAATAATAATTTAGATATAATATATAATTCATTAAAACAAAAAGATGCAGATATTAAAAGAATATTATTTGAAATATCTAATATGAAATTAGATATAAATGGTTTAAAAAAAGACTTTAATAATTTAAAAGACAGTATAAAAGTGTACGATGATACAGAGTTAAGAAATCAATTGTTAAAATTAAAAGAAAAAGTAAGTAATTTATCAAATCAAAATATAGAAACAAAAAAATCTTTAGAAAATGTAAAGTATATTGAAGAAAAATCAACAGTTCAAAAATTAGTATTGACTGATTTTGATTTTAATAAATATAATTTAAGTAAAATGAATATAGAAAAATTAAAAAAATTCTTTTTAGAAATAGAAGGCTACAATGAAATAGTAATAGTAGGTAATACAGATAAAGTTGGAACATATAAGTATAATTTAGGGTTATCTGAAAAAAGAGCTAAAGCAGTATATGATTTTATCATAAATAATTTTTCAGTTGATAGAAATAAAATATATTATTTTGGACAAGCAACTAGAAATTTAGTGAGTAAAAATGATAGTACTAATAGAAGAGTAGAAATAATTATAAAATAA